A window of the Branchiibius hedensis genome harbors these coding sequences:
- a CDS encoding DUF2550 family protein, protein MTHDLLISAEVAFGLVLLVVLVTIAYFLLRRRIIGRGNPLMLVYLKNSTRARTGFLAVAPDEVQWFPFLSLRLRPRYRWRRGDVTLGTPQPVTGQRFATLAEPLAVDCTVGLATYRLVLSASDYTALRSWSESAPPGLNANVA, encoded by the coding sequence GTGACTCACGACCTGCTGATCTCGGCTGAGGTCGCGTTCGGGCTGGTCCTGCTGGTCGTCCTGGTGACGATTGCCTATTTCCTGCTGCGCCGACGGATCATCGGCCGGGGAAACCCGCTGATGCTGGTGTATTTGAAGAACAGCACCCGCGCGCGCACCGGTTTCCTGGCGGTGGCACCCGATGAGGTGCAGTGGTTTCCGTTCCTGTCGCTGCGGCTGCGTCCGCGGTATCGCTGGCGGCGCGGCGATGTCACCCTGGGCACGCCCCAGCCGGTGACCGGGCAGCGGTTCGCGACGCTGGCTGAGCCACTTGCCGTCGACTGCACGGTCGGACTGGCGACCTATCGGCTCGTCCTGTCCGCATCGGACTACACAGCGCTGCGATCCTGGTCCGAATCCGCCCCTCCCGGGCTCAACGCCAACGTGGCCTGA
- a CDS encoding cob(I)yrinic acid a,c-diamide adenosyltransferase: protein MVILSRIYTRTGDDGQTALGDMSRTSKNDPRLLAYADTDEANSAIGVALAAGDLPEALRTILLRVQNELFDVGADLCTPIVPDPAYPPLRVEQPWIDDLEADCDRLNEQVETLRSFILPGGTAGSAYLHLARTIARRAERSAWLALETYGDQPGERGGVNPLTARYLNRLSDLLFLAARVANLPAGGDVLWQPGGGRKTKP from the coding sequence ATGGTCATTCTGAGCCGTATCTATACCCGCACCGGCGACGACGGGCAGACGGCCCTCGGTGACATGAGCCGCACCAGCAAGAACGACCCGCGTCTGCTGGCCTACGCCGACACCGACGAGGCGAACAGCGCGATCGGGGTGGCTCTCGCGGCGGGCGACCTGCCCGAGGCGTTGCGCACGATCCTGCTGCGCGTGCAGAACGAACTGTTCGATGTGGGGGCCGATCTGTGTACGCCGATCGTGCCGGATCCGGCGTACCCCCCGTTACGGGTCGAGCAGCCCTGGATCGATGACCTGGAGGCCGACTGCGACCGGCTCAATGAGCAGGTCGAGACCCTGCGGTCGTTCATCCTGCCCGGCGGGACGGCCGGGTCGGCGTACCTGCATCTGGCTCGGACGATCGCACGGCGGGCGGAGCGGTCAGCCTGGCTGGCCCTGGAGACCTATGGTGATCAGCCCGGTGAACGCGGCGGGGTCAACCCGCTGACCGCGCGCTACCTCAACCGGCTGTCCGACCTGCTGTTCCTGGCGGCGCGGGTTGCCAACCTGCCCGCCGGCGGGGATGTGCTGTGGCAACCGGGCGGTGGCCGCAAGACCAAACCCTGA
- a CDS encoding STAS domain-containing protein, translated as MSARNRRAADAGFSGWWQAQVEEIVPGVEMTITGPLNVHTVGEVRTALVRSIDGGIGDFLLHLGLADIGDATGLGVLVGAHHRAERAGRRLVLTAVSPRIDRLLRGSRLDRVLTRTA; from the coding sequence ATGTCTGCTCGGAACCGACGTGCGGCCGACGCAGGTTTCAGCGGCTGGTGGCAGGCGCAGGTCGAGGAGATCGTACCCGGCGTCGAGATGACGATCACCGGGCCGCTCAACGTGCACACCGTGGGTGAGGTGCGCACGGCGCTGGTCCGCTCGATCGACGGCGGGATCGGCGATTTCCTGCTGCACCTCGGCCTGGCCGATATCGGCGATGCAACGGGTCTCGGGGTGCTGGTGGGTGCCCATCACCGGGCTGAACGTGCCGGGCGGCGGCTGGTCCTGACCGCTGTGTCGCCCCGCATCGATCGGTTGTTGCGCGGATCGCGGTTGGATCGCGTCCTCACCCGCACCGCCTGA
- a CDS encoding GH1 family beta-glucosidase: MTSTSLPIPAFPEGFVFGAATASYQIEGAADEDGRGPSIWDTYSHTPGKVHGGDTGDIADDHYHRMPGDVALMKRLGLQSYRFSIAWPRIVPTGSGAVNPAGVDFYSRLADELLDAGITPIATLYHWDLPQQLQDAGGWPARDTAYRFAEYAGQLAEALGDRIAIWTTLNEPWCAAYLGYSAGVHAPGHTDQAEALTAVHHLNLAHGLGLQAIRAVLPSAKGSVTHNLHVIRPADPEDPRDVDVVRRMRNLGNEVWLGPQLGDGYPADLIADTSSITDWSFVRDGDLAQIRQPIDVLGINYYTTSLARHWDGTTAREMDDGHGDTDATAWPGEQNFEVLHVDGEHTEMGWLVEPAGLTQLLTEVSARFPDVPLMVTENGAAYDDRVAADGSVPDGDRAAYVAAHLQAVADAIAAGADVRGYQLWSLMDNFEWAYGYSKRFGIIRVDYDTLERTIKDSGHYYASVIAAHRARSQERSEQA, from the coding sequence ATGACATCGACGTCACTGCCCATTCCGGCCTTCCCCGAGGGGTTCGTCTTCGGCGCCGCTACCGCGAGTTATCAGATCGAGGGCGCGGCTGACGAGGACGGCCGTGGGCCGTCCATCTGGGACACCTACTCCCACACGCCGGGGAAGGTGCACGGTGGCGACACCGGCGATATCGCCGACGACCATTACCACCGGATGCCGGGCGATGTCGCCCTGATGAAACGTCTTGGCCTGCAGTCCTACCGGTTCTCGATCGCGTGGCCGCGGATCGTGCCGACCGGTTCTGGTGCGGTGAATCCCGCTGGCGTGGACTTCTATTCGCGATTGGCGGACGAACTGCTCGACGCAGGGATCACGCCGATCGCGACGCTGTACCACTGGGACCTGCCCCAGCAGTTGCAGGATGCCGGCGGTTGGCCTGCGCGGGACACCGCCTACCGCTTCGCCGAGTACGCCGGGCAGCTGGCCGAAGCGCTCGGTGACCGCATTGCGATCTGGACGACGCTCAACGAACCCTGGTGCGCGGCGTACCTGGGGTACTCGGCTGGTGTGCACGCCCCCGGGCACACCGACCAGGCCGAAGCGTTGACCGCCGTCCACCACCTGAACCTGGCCCATGGCCTGGGGTTGCAGGCGATTCGCGCGGTGCTGCCTTCTGCCAAAGGTTCGGTGACGCACAACCTGCACGTCATCCGGCCGGCCGATCCGGAAGACCCACGCGACGTCGACGTGGTGCGGCGGATGCGCAACCTGGGCAACGAGGTCTGGCTCGGTCCGCAGTTGGGCGACGGTTATCCGGCCGATTTGATCGCCGATACCTCTTCGATCACCGACTGGTCCTTCGTCCGCGACGGCGACCTTGCGCAGATCCGCCAGCCGATCGACGTACTCGGAATCAACTACTACACAACGTCATTGGCCCGTCACTGGGACGGCACAACAGCGCGGGAGATGGACGACGGACACGGAGACACCGACGCCACGGCGTGGCCGGGCGAGCAGAACTTCGAAGTGCTGCACGTGGACGGCGAGCACACGGAGATGGGCTGGCTGGTCGAGCCGGCGGGACTGACCCAGTTGCTCACCGAGGTGAGCGCGCGGTTCCCGGACGTGCCGCTGATGGTGACCGAGAACGGGGCGGCGTACGACGACCGCGTAGCTGCCGACGGCAGCGTCCCGGATGGTGACCGGGCGGCGTACGTCGCGGCTCACCTGCAAGCCGTCGCCGACGCGATCGCGGCGGGTGCCGACGTGCGCGGCTACCAACTGTGGTCGTTGATGGACAACTTCGAGTGGGCCTACGGCTACAGCAAGCGATTCGGGATCATCCGGGTCGACTACGACACGCTGGAGCGGACGATCAAGGACTCCGGGCACTACTACGCCTCGGTGATCGCGGCACATCGTGCTCGCTCACAGGAGCGTTCAGAACAGGCGTGA
- the nucS gene encoding endonuclease NucS, whose protein sequence is MRIVIAECSVDYLGRLTAHLPLATRLLVVKADGSVLVHSDGGSYKPLNWMSPPCTLTEVAPSEDEAEEGVSNVWIVQHAKNEDQLRVRLHQVLHDSEHALGVDPGLIKDGVEAQLQALLAEHIHTLGEGYSLIRREYFTAIGPVDIMCRDAEGHTVAVEIKRRGDIDGVEQLTRYLELLNRDTSLAPVTGVFAAQQIKPQARTLAEDRGIRCVTLDYDALKGIDNAESRLF, encoded by the coding sequence GTGCGGATCGTGATCGCCGAATGCAGCGTCGACTACCTGGGCCGGCTGACCGCCCACCTGCCCCTGGCGACCCGCTTACTGGTCGTGAAGGCGGACGGTTCGGTGCTGGTGCACAGCGACGGCGGGTCCTACAAACCGCTGAACTGGATGTCCCCACCGTGCACCCTGACCGAGGTCGCCCCCAGCGAGGACGAGGCCGAGGAAGGCGTCAGCAACGTCTGGATCGTCCAGCACGCCAAGAACGAGGACCAGCTACGGGTTCGCCTGCACCAGGTACTGCACGACAGCGAGCACGCGCTCGGCGTCGACCCCGGGCTGATCAAGGACGGCGTCGAGGCGCAGTTGCAGGCCCTGCTCGCTGAGCACATCCACACCCTCGGCGAGGGCTACTCCTTGATCCGCCGCGAGTACTTCACCGCCATCGGGCCGGTCGACATCATGTGCCGCGACGCCGAGGGCCACACGGTCGCCGTGGAGATCAAACGACGCGGCGACATCGACGGTGTCGAACAACTGACGCGTTACCTCGAACTACTCAACCGCGATACCTCGCTGGCGCCGGTCACCGGTGTCTTCGCTGCCCAGCAGATCAAGCCGCAGGCGCGGACCCTGGCCGAAGACCGCGGAATCCGCTGTGTCACGTTGGATTACGACGCGCTCAAGGGCATCGACAACGCCGAGTCACGCCTGTTCTGA
- a CDS encoding 3-hydroxybutyryl-CoA dehydrogenase, producing MVPSGGRGNGSGRIGTVGVVGLGTMGAGIVEVFAKAGLSVVGVDGTPELAERGKGFLTTSTGKAVARGRLSEQDQKALLDRVTWTASVTDLADVDLVIEAIPERLEFKIDLFSKLDDIVRPDTILASNTSSLSLTTIAAATKHPERVIGMHFFNPAPVLALVEVISTLFTDTKLVREVRDLATRLGKKPVVVGDRAGFVANALLITYLARAIRLYETGSVSREDLDNAMRVGAGFPMGPLTLSDLIGLDVVKEVCDVLYEATKDPSAAPPALLQQMVTAGRLGRKTGQGFYDYGPDADESEQPASSGRALAVSTIGLLGTGEALAQLGETMEAGGLKVVHSVTASAALGEAQIVFVGTDAGCATGECAAGACECDQMGPAQEAISAGLSKIGKNAILAPMDGLAEWAIGTPDEHARVVVPVRLHEPTKGGQVLEIGTGLDSGAREVAAVRTAADRAGLVPVVGRARSGLVVDALLYPHLNDAVAMLDSGYASAQDIDTAMTAGCGYPEGPFTMIDRLGADQVTEGLAVMATTVGGAGPSPLLVEHAVRGRKFLD from the coding sequence ATGGTGCCAAGCGGTGGACGGGGTAATGGGTCGGGTCGGATCGGGACGGTCGGCGTCGTCGGCCTCGGCACGATGGGCGCTGGCATCGTGGAGGTCTTCGCCAAGGCCGGCCTGAGCGTCGTCGGTGTCGACGGAACGCCCGAGCTTGCCGAGCGTGGCAAGGGATTCCTCACCACGTCGACCGGCAAGGCCGTTGCGCGCGGTCGGCTGTCCGAGCAGGACCAGAAGGCGCTGCTGGACCGGGTCACCTGGACCGCCTCGGTGACCGACCTGGCCGATGTCGACCTGGTGATCGAGGCCATCCCGGAGCGGTTGGAGTTCAAGATCGACCTGTTCAGCAAGCTGGATGACATCGTGCGCCCGGACACGATCCTGGCGTCCAACACCTCCAGCCTGTCGCTGACCACCATCGCGGCCGCCACCAAGCACCCCGAGCGCGTCATCGGGATGCACTTCTTCAATCCGGCGCCGGTGCTGGCGCTGGTCGAGGTGATCAGCACGCTGTTCACCGACACCAAGCTGGTCCGTGAGGTGCGCGATCTGGCAACGCGACTGGGCAAGAAGCCGGTTGTGGTCGGGGACCGGGCCGGGTTCGTCGCCAACGCGCTGCTGATCACCTATCTGGCGCGAGCGATCCGGCTGTATGAGACCGGAAGCGTGTCGCGTGAAGACCTGGACAACGCGATGCGCGTCGGTGCGGGCTTCCCGATGGGGCCATTGACCCTGTCGGACCTGATCGGACTCGACGTGGTCAAAGAGGTCTGCGACGTGTTGTACGAGGCGACCAAGGACCCGTCGGCGGCGCCGCCAGCGCTGTTGCAGCAGATGGTGACCGCGGGCCGCCTGGGCCGCAAGACGGGCCAGGGCTTCTACGACTACGGCCCCGATGCCGACGAGTCGGAGCAGCCGGCGTCGAGCGGCCGGGCGCTCGCAGTCAGCACCATCGGCCTGCTTGGGACCGGCGAGGCGTTGGCGCAGCTCGGCGAGACGATGGAAGCCGGCGGTTTGAAGGTCGTCCATTCGGTCACTGCGTCGGCTGCGCTGGGCGAAGCACAGATCGTGTTCGTGGGCACCGACGCCGGTTGCGCGACAGGGGAATGCGCTGCCGGAGCGTGTGAGTGCGACCAGATGGGTCCGGCCCAGGAAGCCATCTCGGCGGGGCTTTCGAAGATCGGGAAGAACGCGATCCTGGCGCCGATGGACGGCCTGGCGGAATGGGCAATCGGGACGCCGGATGAGCACGCCCGGGTCGTCGTGCCGGTGCGCCTGCACGAGCCCACCAAGGGTGGTCAGGTGCTGGAGATCGGTACCGGACTGGACAGTGGTGCCCGGGAAGTCGCCGCCGTGCGCACCGCGGCGGACCGCGCGGGGCTGGTGCCCGTGGTCGGTCGGGCCCGCTCGGGGCTGGTGGTCGACGCCTTGCTCTACCCGCATCTCAACGACGCCGTCGCGATGCTCGACTCCGGCTACGCCAGCGCCCAAGACATCGACACGGCGATGACCGCGGGGTGCGGATACCCCGAGGGCCCGTTCACGATGATCGACCGACTCGGCGCGGACCAGGTCACCGAAGGTCTGGCTGTCATGGCGACCACCGTCGGTGGCGCTGGCCCCTCACCGTTGCTGGTCGAGCATGCGGTGCGGGGCCGGAAGTTCCTGGACTGA
- the mce gene encoding methylmalonyl-CoA epimerase encodes MDPLFEAVDHVGIAVPDLDDAITFYTQTLGMRVVHEETNEGQGVREAMVEVTPGGTQLQLLAPLSEDSSIAKFLDRSGPGVQQVAYRVKNVDDVSKALRDRGLRLLYDEPRPGTYGSRINFVHPKDAGGVLVELVEPPTN; translated from the coding sequence ATGGACCCGCTCTTCGAAGCAGTCGACCACGTCGGCATCGCGGTGCCCGACCTCGACGACGCGATCACCTTCTACACCCAGACCCTCGGCATGCGCGTGGTCCATGAGGAGACCAACGAGGGGCAGGGGGTGCGCGAAGCCATGGTCGAGGTCACCCCGGGCGGCACCCAGTTGCAGTTGCTCGCTCCGCTGTCCGAAGACTCGTCCATCGCCAAGTTCCTTGACCGCTCGGGCCCCGGGGTCCAGCAGGTCGCCTACCGCGTCAAGAACGTCGATGACGTCTCGAAAGCCCTGCGAGACAGAGGATTACGACTGTTGTACGACGAGCCACGCCCGGGCACGTACGGCTCCCGTATCAACTTCGTGCACCCCAAAGACGCCGGCGGCGTTCTCGTCGAACTGGTCGAGCCGCCGACGAACTAG
- a CDS encoding acetyl-CoA C-acetyltransferase has translation MATVVDPDRQPVLVAGARTPMGKLLGSLAGFSGTDLGGFAIAGALSRAGITGDQVDYVIMGQVLPAGDGQIPARQAAVKGGIPMTVPALTINKVCLSGLDAIALAAQLIRAGEFEVVVAGGQESMTNAPHLLVGSRKGYKYGDVTMKDHMDLDGLWDAFTDQPMGALTEQANVGELAYTREEQDAFGARSHQLAARAWKDGLFADEVVPVSIPQRRGEPVVFAEDEGIRSDTTVESLAGLRPAFSPEGTITAGTASPISDGAAAVVVTSLAKAQSLGLPVLAYIGAHGVVAGPDSSLQLQPANAIRAACAKEGISVSDVSLFELNEAFALVGLASTASLGVSPDIVNVNGGAIAMGHPIGMSGARLVLHLALELQRRGGGVGAAALCGGGGQGDALLIEVPSAS, from the coding sequence ATGGCCACTGTTGTTGATCCGGACCGTCAGCCCGTCCTCGTCGCGGGAGCCCGTACGCCGATGGGCAAACTCCTCGGCTCCCTCGCCGGATTCTCCGGGACCGACCTGGGTGGCTTCGCCATCGCGGGTGCGTTGTCCCGTGCCGGTATCACCGGTGACCAGGTGGACTACGTGATCATGGGCCAGGTGCTGCCCGCCGGAGACGGGCAGATCCCGGCCCGTCAGGCCGCGGTCAAGGGCGGGATCCCGATGACCGTGCCGGCCCTGACGATCAACAAGGTGTGCCTGTCAGGGCTGGACGCGATCGCGCTGGCCGCACAGCTGATCCGGGCGGGGGAGTTCGAGGTCGTGGTCGCCGGCGGACAGGAGTCGATGACCAATGCGCCGCACCTGCTCGTGGGCAGTCGCAAGGGCTACAAGTACGGCGACGTGACGATGAAGGACCACATGGATCTTGACGGTCTGTGGGACGCGTTCACCGATCAGCCGATGGGGGCACTGACCGAGCAGGCGAACGTGGGGGAGCTTGCCTACACCCGCGAGGAGCAGGACGCCTTTGGGGCGCGCTCGCATCAGTTGGCGGCACGTGCCTGGAAGGACGGCCTGTTCGCCGACGAGGTGGTGCCGGTGTCGATCCCGCAGCGACGTGGCGAGCCAGTGGTTTTCGCGGAGGACGAAGGGATCCGATCCGACACGACGGTGGAGTCGCTGGCCGGTCTGCGCCCGGCGTTCTCCCCTGAGGGCACCATCACGGCCGGGACGGCGTCGCCGATCTCGGACGGGGCCGCGGCCGTGGTCGTGACGTCCCTTGCGAAGGCACAGTCGCTCGGGTTGCCGGTGCTGGCCTACATCGGTGCGCACGGCGTCGTCGCCGGTCCGGACTCGTCGCTGCAGTTGCAGCCGGCGAACGCGATCCGGGCGGCGTGCGCCAAGGAGGGCATCTCGGTGTCCGACGTTTCGCTCTTCGAGTTGAACGAGGCCTTTGCGCTCGTGGGACTTGCTTCGACTGCGTCGCTGGGGGTTTCGCCGGACATCGTCAACGTCAACGGCGGTGCGATTGCGATGGGTCACCCGATCGGCATGTCCGGCGCGCGGCTGGTGCTGCATCTGGCGTTGGAGTTGCAGCGGCGCGGTGGCGGGGTCGGCGCGGCGGCGCTGTGCGGCGGCGGTGGACAGGGCGACGCGCTGCTGATCGAAGTCCCCTCCGCTTCGTGA
- the meaB gene encoding methylmalonyl Co-A mutase-associated GTPase MeaB, which yields MSRATLAVDDLVAAARSGSHRAVARLITLVENDSPQLRPAMKALAPYAGHARLIGLTGSPGVGKSTTTSALVAAFRAQDLRVGVLAVDPSSPFSGGALLGDRIRLSDHALDPGVYVRSMATRGHLGGLAWAAPQALRVLDAAGCDVILIETVGVGQSEVEIAGMADTTVVLLAPGMGDGVQAAKAGILEVGDVFVVNKADRDGADATVRELRQMLTLGAAPAAGAWRAPVEKLVAASGSGLDEVLAALDKHWSWLASSGELAARRTRRASDEILALALGELRSRMGTLDDHALLASLASSVVAGSADPYSAADELVASVS from the coding sequence GTGAGCCGCGCAACGCTCGCCGTCGACGATCTGGTCGCGGCGGCACGCTCGGGCTCCCACCGCGCGGTCGCTCGGCTGATCACCCTGGTGGAGAACGATTCCCCCCAGCTTCGTCCGGCGATGAAGGCGTTGGCGCCGTACGCCGGTCACGCCCGGCTGATCGGGTTGACCGGGTCGCCTGGGGTCGGCAAATCCACGACCACGTCGGCGCTCGTGGCCGCCTTTCGCGCACAGGATCTGCGGGTCGGAGTGTTGGCGGTTGATCCGTCGTCACCGTTCTCCGGTGGAGCTCTACTGGGGGACCGGATCCGGTTGTCCGATCACGCGCTGGACCCGGGCGTCTACGTGCGGTCGATGGCCACGCGGGGGCATCTGGGCGGTCTGGCGTGGGCGGCTCCGCAGGCGCTGCGGGTGCTGGACGCGGCCGGGTGCGACGTGATCCTGATCGAGACGGTGGGTGTTGGTCAGTCCGAGGTCGAGATCGCGGGAATGGCTGACACCACCGTGGTTCTGCTGGCGCCCGGGATGGGCGACGGGGTGCAGGCCGCAAAGGCGGGGATCCTCGAGGTCGGGGACGTCTTCGTGGTCAACAAGGCCGACCGCGACGGAGCGGACGCGACAGTGCGGGAGTTGCGGCAGATGCTGACGCTGGGCGCTGCGCCTGCCGCAGGGGCGTGGCGGGCTCCGGTGGAGAAGCTGGTGGCGGCGTCCGGCTCCGGATTGGACGAAGTGCTCGCTGCATTGGATAAACACTGGTCCTGGCTCGCCTCTTCTGGCGAGCTCGCCGCGCGACGTACCCGGCGGGCTTCGGACGAGATCCTGGCTCTTGCGCTGGGCGAATTGCGTTCGCGGATGGGCACATTGGACGACCACGCGTTGTTGGCGTCGTTGGCGTCGTCGGTGGTCGCGGGCTCTGCAGACCCGTACTCAGCCGCTGATGAGCTGGTGGCGTCGGTCTCCTGA
- a CDS encoding HNH endonuclease signature motif containing protein produces the protein MSAIAVDPEVAADGVAATGAHASVIGRLHGVLDEFAALSDSDLEDVGDAGVRAASRSLAQAKARIDAVLMVLARTLDERGAARAAGATSTGAMLAGDFGGDRPAAARMVRTARRLTNAPATHSALGAGALAGEQAGIIAAALTRLPVGLDAAARRGLEDWLIAQAKVLSIQDLARAAMRSAAAFKTRAEADVHEDAQLAAREHRARARSAFWMADNRDGTWRGGFTVPEAEAEALMAAVEAGAAPRRTNPALADRANDDPVTEGAAGVDEDLPMDRRHREGRAFAAICGRLPADQLPNAGGMSAVLTVNVDYDAIAGQLGPGTLPSGARVSAGLVREAACSAGIIPRVMGGASLPLDLGRLKRSFTATQRRALAQRDHGCIFPGCDRTAAWTEGHHWRDPWTPTRPGERLGNTDLDNGCLLCADHHRLVHARNIPVRERGGYLEFLIPPLRPLQIYDSDLLTGADPDSGGVADGVLVDAAGGAGPATGLQWQRNLRWRA, from the coding sequence ATGTCTGCGATTGCCGTTGACCCTGAGGTGGCTGCGGATGGCGTTGCTGCGACGGGCGCACATGCCTCGGTCATCGGTCGGTTGCATGGGGTGCTGGATGAGTTCGCGGCCCTGTCGGACAGCGACCTGGAGGACGTGGGTGACGCAGGGGTGCGGGCCGCGAGCAGGTCGCTCGCCCAAGCAAAGGCCCGGATAGACGCTGTGCTCATGGTGCTCGCGCGTACCTTGGATGAGCGGGGCGCGGCCCGGGCTGCGGGCGCCACATCGACAGGGGCGATGTTGGCTGGGGACTTCGGTGGCGACCGGCCCGCCGCGGCTCGGATGGTGCGTACGGCCCGCCGGTTGACCAATGCTCCGGCGACCCATTCCGCCCTGGGTGCGGGTGCGTTGGCCGGGGAGCAGGCCGGGATCATCGCGGCCGCGTTGACCCGGTTGCCCGTGGGCCTGGATGCCGCTGCGCGGCGGGGGCTCGAAGACTGGCTGATCGCGCAGGCCAAGGTCTTGTCGATCCAGGACCTGGCCCGCGCGGCGATGCGTTCCGCGGCGGCGTTCAAGACCCGCGCTGAGGCGGACGTGCACGAGGATGCGCAACTTGCTGCCCGGGAGCACCGTGCCCGTGCCCGCAGTGCGTTCTGGATGGCGGACAACCGGGACGGGACGTGGCGCGGTGGGTTCACCGTGCCCGAAGCGGAAGCCGAAGCGCTGATGGCGGCGGTCGAAGCCGGCGCGGCGCCACGGCGTACCAACCCCGCACTGGCCGACCGCGCCAACGATGACCCGGTCACCGAGGGCGCCGCCGGGGTTGACGAGGATCTACCGATGGATCGTCGGCACCGCGAGGGGCGGGCATTCGCCGCCATCTGCGGGCGGTTGCCGGCCGATCAGTTGCCCAATGCCGGTGGGATGAGCGCGGTACTCACGGTCAACGTGGACTACGACGCCATCGCCGGGCAGTTGGGTCCGGGCACCTTGCCCTCGGGGGCGAGGGTGTCCGCGGGGCTGGTGCGGGAAGCGGCGTGTTCGGCGGGGATCATCCCTCGGGTGATGGGCGGCGCGTCGTTGCCGTTGGACCTGGGCCGGTTGAAACGGTCATTCACCGCGACCCAGCGTCGGGCGTTGGCCCAACGCGACCACGGTTGCATCTTTCCCGGGTGTGATCGCACGGCGGCCTGGACCGAGGGGCATCACTGGCGCGATCCGTGGACACCTACCCGACCGGGCGAGCGGCTCGGCAACACAGACCTTGATAACGGATGTCTGTTGTGTGCCGACCACCACCGGTTGGTGCACGCACGCAACATCCCGGTCCGGGAGCGGGGCGGCTACTTGGAGTTCCTGATTCCACCGCTACGGCCGTTGCAGATCTACGACTCGGACCTGCTCACCGGTGCGGACCCGGATAGTGGTGGCGTGGCTGACGGTGTGCTCGTCGACGCAGCCGGCGGTGCTGGCCCGGCCACGGGCTTGCAGTGGCAACGAAATCTGCGCTGGCGCGCCTGA
- a CDS encoding tetratricopeptide repeat protein: protein MQLELRDLWDFDDPLRSESRFRAAANDAGQRALALTQVARALGLQGRFDEAEEQLAALDRRDPEVDVRVDLERGRIARDTGRSEAARGHFTAAATKAEDADLQEPLVDALHMLALVSDQPERDDAHQRALHVARRADDPAARRWEASVLNNIAMDHADAGDFEAALPQFEAALDARRRLDPDPGRIVVARWMIAWALRNLGRDDEALVIQRDLKAELADRGQQDQYVEEELALLERG from the coding sequence GTGCAGCTGGAACTTCGCGATCTGTGGGATTTCGACGACCCCCTACGCAGCGAGAGCCGTTTCCGAGCGGCGGCGAATGATGCCGGCCAGCGCGCCCTCGCGCTCACCCAGGTCGCTCGCGCCCTGGGATTGCAGGGGCGGTTCGACGAAGCGGAGGAGCAACTCGCCGCCCTCGACCGTCGCGACCCTGAAGTGGACGTGCGCGTCGATCTGGAACGAGGTCGGATCGCCCGCGACACCGGCCGATCCGAGGCCGCGCGCGGTCACTTCACGGCAGCCGCCACCAAGGCCGAGGACGCGGACCTGCAGGAGCCGCTGGTTGACGCCCTGCACATGCTGGCCTTGGTCAGCGATCAACCAGAACGCGACGACGCGCACCAGCGCGCGCTGCACGTTGCGCGTCGCGCCGACGACCCCGCAGCCCGCCGCTGGGAGGCCTCCGTGCTCAACAACATCGCCATGGATCACGCCGATGCCGGCGACTTCGAAGCGGCGCTGCCGCAGTTCGAAGCTGCCCTCGACGCTCGGCGCAGGCTCGACCCGGACCCCGGGCGAATCGTTGTCGCCCGGTGGATGATCGCCTGGGCACTGCGCAACCTGGGGCGCGACGACGAAGCCCTTGTCATCCAGCGCGACTTGAAGGCGGAGCTTGCTGACCGTGGCCAACAGGATCAGTACGTCGAGGAGGAACTCGCCCTGCTCGAACGAGGCTGA